The following DNA comes from Rhineura floridana isolate rRhiFlo1 chromosome 18, rRhiFlo1.hap2, whole genome shotgun sequence.
gTCCATACATACATGATACATCCAtggctgcatgcacacacaggtaTACACAaagatttttaatattgtattgtataattttatattgttgtaacctgtcctgggaccttgaATGGTGAACGTAGGGAATCCAATAAATAAACAACAGGAGCCCAGctggcaaaagcactcagggaggGGTATGGTCTGGAGAAAAAATAGAGggccagagggctgcatttagcCCCCAGGCCTGTGATTCTCTGCTTTCAATATAGATACATACACAGTCATGCACGCAGATGTTGGGCTGCCCGTTTTGCTGCTACAAATTTGCTCAGTTTTAAGATCAGCAAATAAAACCCTCCTGGTGACCTCTCTTGGAAACAGGGCCCGGGTAGAGGGGTGTCTCCCTGCATGTGGAATTCTCTCTCTACTgagatcccaggctatggtctgaaggcacgtgaggccagcaccctgctgaagctaagcagggtcaggtctgggtcagtgggagaccgcctgagaaccatatgtaagccgccttgagtttctatcatgaaaagaatggcggggtataaatgtaataaatgtctTACAGTGATGTGTTATTTTctgtgttttaatagattttatatATTCTCATTTACATGCTCTTATTGTGAACCAGTCTGTGCAacgggtggcatataaatcaatTACTCTTTCCCTTAAAACCTGGACCCTGAACTGTACTCCCAAATGGTTGATACGCTTCATTACCACACAGAAATCTGATTATATCTGTATCTCAAGAGACCCCCGATTTCTGGAGAAGACTGAAAGGGGGACATTGTTACATCTAAAAGTCAAAACTCTGGACACGGTTGGCCCTGCAATACACTCCAGCAGAGAATGAAAGCAGACAAGAGGGAAAGAGGGGTGTTCCCTCTTCCACACCCATTTAACacttcttggactggaaggaaggATGATTTCCTAGTGAAAGACAAATGACTCATGTGGtgtaacttaataaataaataaatatcccagacAATTTGCAGTATTAATAACCAAATTTAAATACCTCCATAATCCTTCAAACCCATCCAGTATTTGCCATAAGATCTACTTAACCAACATACGCAGCCCAGCAGCAGTTTTGACATCAGTTATGCAGTTATGCAGAAGTAGTTCTACTGAAAGCAACAGGCATATATTGGGCCATATATTGATTTCTCTCCCTTGCCTACCCACAAACTCCAAAAACATGAAGTAGGTACTGTCTGTCTCTCCATCCCAGATGAAGATTTTGATCAGGTAACGTTTGCATTCTCACTTAGAGTTCAGTCAACAGGTTTCACTCTCGCAACAAAGatggccgaagctctctggaggAACTCTTCCTTCTTCATGGCCACGCCGGATTTCTGCTTGGCCAATGCCTGGTCCATGGCTAAAGCCAAGCTGTCGGGCCCAAGTTTGGACCCAGCCTCCAAATAACGAATGGGAACAGTGACGTTGGTGGTGCGGAGAGCATCTTCTAGAGCTCCAAGGACTGCCATGCATATGTGCTTATCTGCTGAGCCGGAGCCGCCATCCAGCGCGTCAAAGAGCATGTTCGCCTTCGCCAAGAACTCAAGGAGGACCAGGCAAGTGAGGGCCCCATAGCGGAAGATGTCAAATGGCACGGCCTCGTGGTCTCGGCAGGCGACCTTCTGCAGGAGGGGCAGCGCAACCTCTTCCGGGGTGCCTTTGGCCTGGCAGATCAGCTGCAGCAGCTCACTGTAGAGCTTCCCGTTGACACCAGGCTTCTTGCGCCTCCTGCTGGTGGCCAGGGACTCATACGCCATGCTCACATTGTTGTTAAAGGCGGTCCTACTGGAAGAAGGGAATGTGGAAAGGCACATATTATAtagcaacataggaagttgccttgtaccatttcagacctttggcccatctagcgcagtattacctacactggctggcagcagctgtccagggtctcaggcgggacattcccagccctccctagagatgccggggattgaacctgggagcttccgcacgcaaagcagttgctctgccactgaactatagcTCTTTCCATGGGTTACATTCAGAcatatatggtctgaaggcatctgATGCAACTTTCCCAAAGTAGGTTAGAAGCTAATgcatgttttgttctgtttttagcttgctgctgattttaattacattttgagATTCACctctttttaactgtcttttattgCCAATTTTAACGTTTGTCTTATTGTACACAGCCTTGAGGTCCCTGGAGGAAAAGGGAAAACAGAAACGCATGCAACGAAAACAAAAATCAATCATGAAATAAAAGGCttctcaatctctatgtgtggatgtgaaagttggacagttaaaaaagcaggtaagagaaagatcaacttgtttgaaatgtggtgttggaggagagctttgtgcataccatggaccacgagaaagagaaataattgggtgttggaacaaattaaaccagaactatcgctagaagctagaatgatgaaactgaggctatcatactttggacacataatgagaagacatgattcactagaaaagacaataatgctgggaaaaacaaaagggagtagaaaaagaggaaggccaaacaagagatggattgattccttaaaggaagccacagacctgaacttacaagatctgaacagggtggttcacaacatatGCTCTTggtggttgctgattcatagggttgccataactctgTTGGCAATTTTATGCAACTACGCTGTCAAAGGCCGGCAAGGGCTCCCTCCGGTGGTGATTTTAAGCAACTACACTGCCAAAGCAGGGAAAGGCCTCCCTCCGGTGGCGAATTTATGCAACTACACTGCCAAAGCAGGGAAAGGGCTCCCTCCGGTGGTGATTTTATGCAACTACACTGCCAAAACAGGACAAGGGCTCCCTCCGGTGGCGAATTTATGCAACTACACTGACAAAGCAGGACAAGGGCTCCCTCTGGTAGTGACGtaaaggcacctaacaacaacaacaacaagagctgCATCACTTCAGAGCCAACAGCATTAATTTCTGAGGCATGTAGAAGGGGGGGACTCACAAATTATTACAACATAACgatatattcatttattaaaaagCTCTATTCCACCCCCACACTCCTTTTCCTGCCTGCTTTGCTCTCCAGGAAAACTAAAGGGACtttatttcccacaatgccctgcgCTCCGAAGAGCAGCGGAGGCGCCCGCGACTTCCCCCGGTGCATTCTGGGGGCTGTAGTCTCTCGCCTTTCTTTCGGGCTGCCGTCTCCGCACCTGTGGGAATGGTGGGCCAGGCTCAAGTACCACAAGGCCCGGTCGAGGCGCATCTGGAGCAGCCGCTGCGAGTCCGCCACTCCGTCGGCCGCGGGCAAGGAGGCCTCCGCCGCCTCCGCCTCAGGGCTGCTCTGCATCAGGTTCTCGAAATACCCAGCCAGGAAGTCGATGGGCTCCTCCGGCCGCGTCTCCAGCACCTTCAGGAGGGCCTCGCGGACCATGTCCGTCACGCCGGCGTGTAGCAAAAACTCCGCCTCGCTCTCCGCGGCGCCGTTCGCCGAAAGGGCCGGCCGGGCCAGGTCGCTTCCCGCCGCCGCCGGGGACGGGCGCCGCTTCTCGCTAGCCGCCATTTTGTTTGAGGGCGCCGCTTCTCtctggccgccatcttggctgaggGCGATGTGTCCGTCGCTCCCTCGTCGCGGCATCATTTGctggcagccaatcagggatcgcCAAGGGACGGGCCTGAGCTGGGGGCCATTTTTGTTGTCGTCGAATGGTTTCCATACGGAGGTTTCGTCGGTGAGAGGAAATTGATAAGGAAGTGGCCACAGAGTCCCTGTTGGGCTAAAACTAAAAAGAAAAGCTCCGATTCAAAAGTTATTGAGGGTTTCACTATAGAGAGGGCGAGGGCTAGAGCGACGCATTTGCCCGTCATAGCTGTCCATTGTTACCGGAAGTAATGCCACCGGAAGTGTTGGCCGTGTGGGCCTCTAAATTTATCTCTTCAGTTGACTAGGCGGCTGTTCCATCATAGACACGTGAAGGCCTAGAGCGGCGCCGCTGTGCGTCGATAggagatatataaatatatttctgtGGGAATCGCGGCCTATGATGGATATCCGGGGTTTTTGTTAACCATAGAGGTCTCCCGGAAGGAGAGCCTTCGCATCGGTTTTCAATTTCTATGGCGCGCCGGTTCCTTCTCCCGTTTCCTTCTGGTCGTGGGAGGAAGTCTCGCGCGAGTAAGCGGCAGCCAATCGGAGCATGGCGTCAAGACAAGGCGCGCTATGGAAGGCGGCCATCTTAACTAAAGGCAACGTGTCTTTTGCAGTAGCAGCAAAGGCTGGTTGTACTTCCGCCTTTGCTTGTATGTTTTGACTTCCGGTGCCAATTTGGCTCTCACCGTCCTTTAGCTACAGCTCAGTAAGTTTTGGTTTTGCAAAAGTAAGATTACTTGTGTGGGCTTATTTTTGGGGAGCGTTTATTGGAAAGGATTTGCTGATTGTACCAAACTCTTGGTGGACTTGGCAATGCTCACAGAGAGGAAGATTTCGTTAAGGGGGTTGCTGGATAATATtaaacaaacatttatttatttaagggggTTATTGAGTTACTTACCCAGTCTCTACTTTTGCCCACGCTATTGTTGTTATGTCCATAAGGGGGTTGCACTCGATGGCCATAcaggccgcttccaactctactattctgtgattctatgagatGGCACTGTTCCAAATCAGCAATACAAGGCTAGATAGAGGAGTGATTAAGTGGACTAAGGGGTAGAGCATCCGCCTCGCACACAGGTCTCAGGttccatctctggcatctccaggtagggcttagaaagacacctgcctgaaaagcttgcagagccgctgccagccactTGTCCACGACATTGAGGGCTGGTGGGCTGACAGGGAAACTTCTTACACTTCCAAAAAATGAGTTAAACATCCCCTGACTCTGTTTTCCACAGGTGATTTCATGGAGACTGGACCGAGCCCTCCTCCTAAAGCCCGTCCCcgaaaaaagaggaagaaagcaGTCTGGGGGACCCAACGAAAGCGCCCCAAAGCACCCTCCGCTGACCCGGAAGTCTTTCACTGCAACGTCTGTGGGAAGGACATCAAGTACCAGGCGAGCTTCCGTGAGCACCAGCGCATCCACACAGGGGAGCGTCCCTACAAGTGCAAGTGCTGCGCCAAGACCTTCACCCGCTGTGCCGACCTCATCAAGCACGGCCTGGTGCACTCAGCCAAGCGGCCGTACCGCTGCAAGGTCTGCGGGAAGCGGTTCAAGCTTCAGGCCGACCTGGATAAGCATGGCAAGGTGCACTCGGACGAGGCGCCCTTTGCCTGCCACCTGTGCCCCAAGCACTTCAAGCGCACCTCTTGCCTGGTCAAACACCTCCGCATCCACACCCAGGAGAAGCCCTTCGCCTGCGCCCACTGCGACCGGCGCTTCAAGTGGGAGGCCTCCGTTAAGGAGCACGAGCGGGTCCACACGGGCGAGCGCCCCCACTGCTGCGACCAGTGCTCCAAAACCTTCACCCACCGCTCCACCTTCCTCCAGCACCAACGCACCCACCAGTCATACCCAGCCTTCAGTTGCAAGCACTGCACCAAGGCTTTCAACCACAAGTCCAACCTCCTGAAGCACATCCGTGTCGTGCACCAACGCTAGGGCATGGCAAAGCTGCTCGGACCCAAACGCGGGAGACTCCCACTACCACCGCCCCCCTTCTTGCTCGGGAAGACCTTGCTGAGAGGTTCCCTTTGTAGCTGTGATGCTGTTCCTGTTCGATATAGGCCAAGAGCAGGAGGAACTGTGGGGAAATTGGCTCTCTGGTGTAGGTCCTGCAGGCGAGCTGGTGAGGACCTTTGgctctacagatgttgctggactctctgTAACTCCCTAACCCTCATCATCCCCAGTTGgcgtggtcaaggatgataggcgTTGTGGTCTGGCAGCgtttggagggccatgggttccccctGCCCTGCCCTATGGACAGAACGGATGAGAGTCGGTTGTAAAATGTTTTCACCTTCCATCTTGGctgctagccaagatggctatgctctgcctctatagtcGAGGAGGCACGCCTCTGAATATCTGTTGCTAGGGGGGACAGTTGCCCTTGCGCTCAGGTCTGGCTTGTAGGCTtcacacaggcatctggctggccactgtgaaaacaggatgctggatgggccactggcctgacccggCAGGGCTCATCTTAACATCTTATCTAGTCAATATTGGAGGCAGGAGCAAGCATGGGGAGGGAAAAATTGTTATCCAGAGCCGGATATAGATCAGGACCGACTGGTTTTTGTCTTGatgactccctccccccaaacaattcagtcagcaagggtttctgattCCTGACACTACAGTAGATGGATTGATGGGGGAAATCTCTGGCATAAAAGAGACAAAATAATGAGTTGTTACGTTGCCCAGACAGTCTGAAATTCTCTGTGGGGAAAGAGCGTCGGACCACACTTGCCAAAAATCACTAGAAAGGCCTTAAACACAGGTGGCTTCTCTCGCCCTTAAGCAGTAAGTCAGTGGATATCCATTTGTGGTtgttcctcccctcttccctcaccTGCC
Coding sequences within:
- the LOC133372472 gene encoding oocyte zinc finger protein XlCOF19-like codes for the protein METGPSPPPKARPRKKRKKAVWGTQRKRPKAPSADPEVFHCNVCGKDIKYQASFREHQRIHTGERPYKCKCCAKTFTRCADLIKHGLVHSAKRPYRCKVCGKRFKLQADLDKHGKVHSDEAPFACHLCPKHFKRTSCLVKHLRIHTQEKPFACAHCDRRFKWEASVKEHERVHTGERPHCCDQCSKTFTHRSTFLQHQRTHQSYPAFSCKHCTKAFNHKSNLLKHIRVVHQR
- the TPGS1 gene encoding tubulin polyglutamylase complex subunit 1 isoform X2; the encoded protein is MMPRRGSDGHIALSQDGGQREAAPSNKMAASEKRRPSPAAAGSDLARPALSANGAAESEAEFLLHAGVTDMVREALLKVLETRPEEPIDFLAGYFENLMQSSPEAEAAEASLPAADGVADSQRLLQMRLDRALWYLSLAHHSHRTAFNNNVSMAYESLATSRRRKKPGVNGKLYSELLQLICQAKGTPEEVALPLLQKVACRDHEAVPFDIFRYGALTCLVLLEFLAKANMLFDALDGGSGSADKHICMAVLGALEDALRTTNVTVPIRYLEAGSKLGPDSLALAMDQALAKQKSGVAMKKEEFLQRASAIFVARVKPVD
- the TPGS1 gene encoding tubulin polyglutamylase complex subunit 1 isoform X1; the protein is MMPRRGSDGHIALSQDGGQREAAPSNKMAASEKRRPSPAAAGSDLARPALSANGAAESEAEFLLHAGVTDMVREALLKVLETRPEEPIDFLAGYFENLMQSSPEAEAAEASLPAADGVADSQRLLQMRLDRALWYLSLAHHSHSRTAFNNNVSMAYESLATSRRRKKPGVNGKLYSELLQLICQAKGTPEEVALPLLQKVACRDHEAVPFDIFRYGALTCLVLLEFLAKANMLFDALDGGSGSADKHICMAVLGALEDALRTTNVTVPIRYLEAGSKLGPDSLALAMDQALAKQKSGVAMKKEEFLQRASAIFVARVKPVD